The Oreochromis aureus strain Israel breed Guangdong linkage group 7, ZZ_aureus, whole genome shotgun sequence region CCATTCCAGATGTTCTGGAAACCCCAGAGTCCAATCAGTCGGCTTTATTTACTCTCAGAAAGCAATAATCTTAGACATTTATGTGTTTACTGGctataaaaaatagaaaacaggCAATTATACTTGTTtgatttcttcctcttttttttttaaaaattcattagGAATACATGAAAGGGAAAGTTTAcctcaaaattaaaaatgcatatttGGTCTGTAGTGCTGTTTATCCTTCCATGATTTGCTTAATTTTTGGAAAATCATCTGTATACAAGTCTTTCTTCTCTTTAATAGAATGGAAGTAGAAGGCGCTTGCTTTGTGGTGCTCAAAGTACCTAAAATAGAAGTGAAAAATTCAGCAGCAGTGTTTCTTATCAGAAAACATGACCCAGATACAGCAGGTGTAGTCTGGTTGAAGAAAAAGTAGTTACTACATGAAGGTGCTCACTACGAGCTACAAGGTCGATCAAGCGACGCTGATATGTTTTCGTATGTTTTGAGCACTACAAGGCGAGTGCGGTCTAGGTGTTGTTCTGTTAGGCAAAAACTAGTCAACCCAACAATAATTCAGATGGAGTCACTGAAAATATGTAGGTAAAGTTTTGCGGCAAGCTTTCCCCTTAAATCTTCATGGTGCTAATCCACACGTGAATTTTGAACAACTCTTCAGtcgtgtgtgtttgcgtgtctTTGTGCAGGCTCCCCTGGCTCAGCCAGAGTCTCCCACAGCCTCCGCAGGTGAGGATGTCCAGTCTCTGGCCGAGTCCATGGACTCTGACCGCGAGTCTGTCGGCAGCTACTCTAACGTCAACACTGGCAAGCCAAGCAAGGAGAAGGATAAAGACAAGCAGCgaaaagacaaagacaagagCCGGGCCGACTCTGTAGCCAACAAACTAGGTAGCTTCAGCAAAACCCTTGGAAtcaagctgaagaagaacatgGGAGGTCTGGGTGGCCTTGTTCATGGCAAAATGAACAAATCTAACTCTGGCTCAGGTCGCAGTGGGGAGAACGGAGgggaaaagacaaagaaaaaggagTCTAAGTCAACCAAGGGAAGCAAGGAGGACTCGGGCCAGTCTGCAAGCTCCACTTCTTCTGAGAAGGCCACTAGTCCTTCCCCTACGGACAGAGACAGACCCTCCAGCTCCTCGCCCACTGAGAGACAGGACAGTGCAGGTAAAGGCTCAGGGGACAAGACCCTGGAAAACTGGAAATACAGCACCGATGTCAAGCTCAGCCTCAACATCCTACGGGCTGCCATGCAGGGGGAGCGTAAGTTCATTTTTGCAGGACTCCTGCTCACCAGCCATCGACACCAGTTCCACGAAGAGATGATCAGCTACTACTTGACAAACGCCCAGGAGCGCTTCAGCCAGGAGCAGGACCAGAAGAGGAAGGAGGCCGAAAAGAAGCCCGCTGTCACCAATGAGGTAGCTGTCAAGAAGCCTGAGCATGAGAGTGTCTTCCAGAGGGAGAGATCAGACAGCTCACCTCCGGAGAGCTGCTCTCCCATCTTgcctcaccacacacacacctataacAACTCCCAGCCCCCACTGGGTCTCAAGATGCAGGGCAGGAACAGTCCCACTCCCGCGGCGCCTCTTGCCTCTGTCCCGGCCCCTCCTCTCACCCCACCTCCAGCCTTGCACCATGTCTCTCACCCGGCCCCAACCCCTGCGCCTTACTCCTCCCCCAGTATTGGTGCTAAGAGACCTGGGCCTGTTCCTGTGTCTGCCCACTACAGCCATACACCGCCCATCCAGAGGCACAGCGTGATCCACTTACAAGATGTCAACATGCAATCCTCCATCTTCCAAGATGACCCCTACAAGCCTGTGGTAGGCACTCTAAAGACATGCGCCACTTACCCCCAGCAGAACCGCACACTTTCATCCCAGAGTTACAGCCCTGCTCGCCTGTCAGGGGTCCGCACTGTTAACACCATAGATTCGCTGTCCTACAATATGCCTGGCGAACACAAGTCCCACACCTACACCAATGGATTCGATGCGGGAGACATTCAGGACTGCCTTGAGTTTGCCGATGAGGACAACTCATCTCACACCTGGCTCAACCAAGATAAAACCAAAGGGCGGAGCTCTGGAAGCCCTTTGTACTGCTTTCAGCAGCGCCGCTGCAAGAGGGAGAACTGCTCCTTCTACGGTAGgccagagacagacaactactGCTCCTActgctacagagaggaggtgaaacgcagggagagggagagcaAAATGCAGAGGCCTGTATAGCCATCACCGCTACTTCAGCCGCTTGTCAACAAGTCTGCAGGAGACCTGAGGGAACAACACCATCTGCACTCTGCATTTAGAATAACATGATGGCAAACATTATCCTGTTTTGTTGAAGAATGCTTGTGTATTCCTGTCGCCCTTCCCTTGTTAGTAAAGGTTATTACTTTATGATGGGGGAAGCAGAACTTGAAACAGTGAGCAGCTTTGGCCAGATATCGTAGTTTTGTTTGACTTCTGTCTCATTCAATTTAGTCTTTTACTTGTTTTAGAGTAAAAGTCATCTCTGTGATGTAACTTTCTGTATGTGGAAAggaaatttctttatttttcaaagtGCAGAACATTTGCATCTCGTCAGGAAGGAACATTTTATCTCTTTTAATCAGTTTGAATGCAATACCTCTGCTCGGTTCTTCAAAATCTCTgtggaaaaaacaatttgtaGTTGTTTTGCAATCAATATAAATCTAATGAGGGAATAATATTAGAATTTCAAGCAATAAATTGGTGATTCTTTTGCTACACCCTCTCTCAATTTTGTCTATGCACCAATAATATAGTTACTGTAGGTTAACTGTGTCTTGTACATTGTAAAAGATCGTCAGTGTGCTTTTGTAAACCAATTTGAACTACAGGAATTGAAATGTGTAAGCATTATAGATTGCAATGTCGGATTAGGATGAAATGTAAAACTCTCATATGTGAAGTGTACCTTTGTTCTAGCCAAGTTGCAAAGGTTTGCCGTTTCGGAATTGGACTCAAACTATTGTGTAAGACATTGTTTCACATTTTTGCCCGTAGTCAACCTCCTAAAAGTCCACAAGCACTGCCAAACCGgcttcttaaaagaaaaaaaaaagtacagttcagattttcaaaatgtttcttttttgtgccAAACACTGAACAATGTGCATAGGATGATTTGCTTCTCAAATATGCAGTGCTTATGGTGTGTTTCTCTGAGTTGCCTGTTGACTGCGCTACTTGGTAAATGTGTTAGATGAGAAGAACTGCGGGTAGTGAGAGCAGGTCgatgtgtgtttgtctgaagTGTTTTTACGTGTCTGTTgcccccgacacacacacacaacacaacacaatgtGCAATCATGCTACTAGCACTATGTGGTGACATGCAGTATAGATGTGTCACCGGTCCAGTGTGAGATTGTTCTTCTTCCATATCTAGAGGCCGTTAAAAAGAAGCACCTGCTGCTATGAGCACCACAAGCCTTTGTGATCATCAGTGCTTtaaccaatcagaggggcttttccaaaaaaaacaacaaaaaaacacacaaaaaagaaacccCAGGCCTCCAAGTGCTTTCTGCTCATTTGACATGACTACTGTAAAGAcgcagtgtttgtgttgctgtttgttctggtgaTGCTTGGATAATGTACCATGCTGTCCTTAACTTAGTGTGTCCTGGCCAAGGATGTCCACTGCTCTCTCAGTttgcttctgtctctctcctgtaCACACTGCAGTGTTGCTCCTCTTTGTTTCTATGTGACGACTAGTTCATGGACTCTCCACCATGTTTAGGACTGTAAGATAtgattttgtatttctttaagagttttacACTACTTTAAATTATTGATTTGCACATTAGGTACgaatgtaaatatgaaaaaaaaaagaatagtttATTGTTACAAATGTGCCGTGtctgtgttatttttgtttagctCCAAAGAGTGATCGGGAGAAATCTGGATagataaattacatttttagacttaagaatatttttATTCACTGCTGCGTTCTCAGAGTTTGGAGTCATGTATGAGAATCTGCTCTACATGCAgtttctgtttgcttttttttttttttttttaccttttggtCCTCTTTCTAGAGGCATAAAAGCAGGGGATGTTTGGTTTGGTTCCCTTTTATCATTTAAACTGTTCCAGATTTATCCTGCAGTAATCAGTGCTTATAATTACCAAACATCCCTAAACTGGTAGATCAGCATATTAGGGCCACACTCCTAAGAAAAACTTAGCCTATGATTCACTTTTAGCAGCAAGAAtttctgtgtgactttatcagtctgtcacatcactgtggaggaattcttTTCCAACTCTTCATTTCAAGGTTCAGTTCATTGACATTTGCATTTGTCAGGTTGAGTTTTTTCTTCAGCCATCCTGTTGCAGATTTACTGCTGTGCTTTGGGATCTTGCAAGTATTATGCTGGGGCATGCAACATCCTGTTGCACGATCCAGTTCCAGCCACCCTTTGGCTGTCAGACAGAAGGCCTTACACACAACTCTTGAATACTTTGGTACATAGAGGAGTTTGTGGTCAACTTAGTGACCGTCCGAGTCCTGTGACTGCAAAAACGAGTTCAAACCATCACCCATCctccaccgtgcttgacagatGATGTGAGGTTTTTGTGCTAATACGCTGTCTTTGCCAAACGTCACTGCTTTGGTCTCCTCTCTCTAAAGCGTAACTTTCCAGAAGgtctttttaaatctctttagcAACTACTCCATACAGgtcatacttgttcagtctttttctaattataCTGTTTAACATGCTAATGAAGGCCTGTAGAGTCAGAggtgtattttgttgtttttctgagcATTGCACTGTCTGAATTTCTTGGGACATCCACTCCCAGGACGCCATGcaactgtcttgaatgttttccacttgtgaatacTCTTTCTCAGTGAAAAATGATGGACTTCAGCTAGTTTGGAAATGCTCTTATAACCTTTCCCAGACTGATGGGCAGAAACGATTACTTCTTTGAGATCGTTGTTCTTTCCTCCTCTGCATTGCGTTAACTCGCACCTAAATGCTCCCGACcaacaaactgccaaaactttaGGGCTTATAGAGGCGCTCACACttactgatgatcagttaatcaaatgcatttgtttAGCAGCACATGACTTCTACTTTTACCCTCtgaattcctatggaagcagcaAGGATGCACTtagtttttcaaaaaaaaaaattcacataaGAATTGCACTTGACTGACTGAAGACATGATATAtcagttttcaaaataaaggtgaGTTAATCTGTAATTGAGAAACTGTTTAactgatgagagagagagatacaggAAACAAAGTATCCCAGACTGAACAGTTCAGTTCACTTTTGTCAGAGCTGACCAGTGATATTTTATGTGGGTTTTATGTCTCAGTATTAGATATAATTTAGATAATACTTTGTGAGCAGAATTTGTGTCCAGAGGTTTCACTGTAGCAAGTCGGGAGACTTGATTTCTACAAGAACAAGAATAAAATTTCATGTAGCTCAAGATGAGAACCAACGGAATTTCATCAGGTTTATCTTTAATAAGCTACTCATAGTTTATAAATGTGGGGCACTGACTTATTAAATAAGTATGCTTGTTGCCTTATCGGCACTAAAATCCAAATTTGTCAGCATCCACTTCACCAATAAAGTCTTTACCTGACATGAGAATGTGCCCTTTAACTTTATGAACTTTATGATGACAAATAAATAccagcaaaaacattttaaaagaattCTCATAACATTTGCACTGAAATATCCTTACTGTTAGTTGCTAATGTGGGTCAGACTCATCAGTCATATCTGACATTTTCCACAATACAACTCAGCAGTCTCGCctatttttaaacaaagacatcttttttttccataaacagGTCGTGAATCATGAGTCAGCGTTTTTTGAATGAGTCAAACCAAACACAACGAGGGGAAAATTCCCACCAAAATCAGGGTTACGGAGTTGGGATTCTTGAGTGAACTCTAAAATAGGTCAGCATTCGAGGCTCGGAGCTGTAATTGCCCCCCGGAGACATGCCTGCACTGGCAAGAGGATTGACACCCAGCAACTGAAGAGGATGGCACAAAGCAGCGAAAAAATCTCCAAGCGCATTCTTGAGAAGTCCCCGCCCGCCTTCAGTGTTTAAATCCAATGAGGGCTTTCTGCACGTGAGCCATAAGTCATATATCAAGACGAGCGACAtcaaacaccacacacacaaaatgactCAAAGGATATTCAAAGAGATTTACTTGTCATCACAGCAATGTAGGGATGAAGTTAATTACAGCTCAATTTAATCTTTAAATGCACGGAGCAGGAGGTGCTTGTGAGAATAGTGAAGTAAGAAAGGCTTCATTCCAGTGTATTAAGAAGCTGTTACCAATTAACAAGAGCTCATTTCACACAGAGAGCCAGTGTTTGAGTTCAGTTTCTTCCACTTCTGTCCACCGCTTGTGTCAGAAAAACCTCAAAGCAACAAGTATGACCTTAGAGCTTCACTCTTAGTCTTTAAAATTAAACCATAATGCAACCGCGAGACAGCGGAGAAACAAATGCCTGTCAGAGTGACTTGAAGTGCAAACAAATCAGTGCCTGCAGTTTCTCACAGACTTTTGAAATACactaaaaatgttaaatataaaCCCTTGTTTTCCCATAACGAGGCGAAACCGGGCTTTTAAAATGTGCACAGTCTGTACAGTAGCAGCAGGCTGGAGTTGGTGGTGAGGGTGGGCAGCAGTCCTCTAATGTGTGGGATGAGCTGCATACTTCTGAGTGTATAGTCTCGTGACTGAGTCGATGATGAAGAGGGATGGATTTACCTCTCCAGCTTTTGCTCTGTGGTTTTGGACTGTGGCTGCTAATGATGTGAAATGAATATGAatataaaatgacattttcaggtCTTTAAGATGAATTACATCTCCACGTGACGTCCAGTGTTAGTCACACAATGACACACAAGGGCCTCTGTCATCACAGCAGTTATACCCCAAGCTCTTGAATTATGAACAAGTACTGAATAAGACAGAGGGCATTGTCTTCTTTCTTGGGTAATATCTTCTCAGAATGTCCTTGGAGAGACCCCCCTGTTGGTTTTCAAAAGTGACAAAGAGCTCTATCAGGCATACAGCAGGATTTTGGCAGGCCTGCTTTCTCTCTCAAAACTGCACAGCCTCCATGTTGTCAAATTCACTCAGCTCATTTCTAACTGCGATTCCTGCTAAAAACACCCCGACACATCTGTTTCTTTCCTCAGCATAATTAGAGCCTATTACAGGCCTTAAAGGAACACAATAGTCCATAAATATTGATTTTTTGGGGATAAGCAGTTGTCTCATTATGATGGTGAAATGAAAATGTGGGACAAATATGCATATGCATGGGTGTGTAATTTGAGTGTTTAAATCCTCTCTGCACACTTCTCTTCAAGTTTGGAAGCACCTCGCAGTATTTTCAGGTCTGTTTCAAAGAGGGGCTGCTGCCTTTGatgtctctgctgcagtgaGTTGTATGCCCCACACAGCACCACCCCCTCCCCAAAGCTAAGCCTTGTTCTCAGCCAGTGCCAGCCTCCAATATCTGAGCTCATCCCACCCGCTCTCCGCAAGAACTAGCATCAGCCCTGCCATGCACTGCACTTGAGAGTGGGTGGCATCACATGGCCCTTCAGGCTGCCTTCTGGGGTTTGGCATGTaggaaggcacacacacacacatggctACTATGTGATTAGgcccgctgctgctgctgctgctgactgcatctcttcctctttttttttttctgtggagtAATTTTATAGATTCTCAAAGTCAGTGATGCCCACACACCTCAGTGGAGCATAGACCCTTTTCCAGCCTGCAGTGCCTCCCACGCCGTAGACTTTGAGTGTTTCTAAGCGCCAATCAGCGCTGGGTAGCACCACCAAAACCGCCCCCTCATCCCTGTGTtccttctctctcacacactgtcCTGCACTTTCACTGAGCAACCGCGGTGAAAATAACTCGCGGATGGCACGAAAGCAAAGTTTGCTCAGCATGCAGGATTTCATCTGGAAACCTGATGCTCTGGAGCAGATAATCCAAAGAAAAGGTGCGACTAAAATGATAAATCAGTCAAAGTGAAACCAACTCCTCCACCCCCACATCCTGTCTGCAGGGTAACAGCAGCAGATATGTGCTCCTGCTACTCATTTAGCTGTCTGTACTTTGCTCTGCATCTGTAGCAATATAACACACTAAGGAGACAACGTTTCATCTTGAGAGCAAACACGTGATTGAGTGATACGAAATCCGTGCCTTACCCAAGCAGTCACCTGAGATGTTCTTGTAACACAGAGATATATGTGTGAATTAACTCAGTTACTAGTTTCCATTGCGTCTTCAACTCTTGCATTAGCAGGACTTTTGCAACCATGTGGAAAGATGCAGGATTTGTGTAGGAGCTCAGTTTTCCTTGACAGTAGTTCCCTGCCTTTATTCAATGCTTAAAACAatccaaagaagaaaaaaagagaaagtttAATATAAACACATGATGTTGAACTATGCAGAAGTCCTTCATGTTGCCAGACAAACaggctttgaaaaaaaaagaagctctgGGAACATGCCGGCTGTGATGGCCCATCACTGTGCGGTGGTGCCAGGGGTGGCAGCTTGTCTGCTGGCGTAGCGTGGTGTGCTGGTAGCTCCAACCTGCTCGGAGACGGGAGGTGTACAGCATGAGCAGGGAGAACACCATGCTCCTCATCAAGAATTTTAATGTCTGCGTTCTTCCTCTTCCTTCCTGTCTCACTCAGCACCGCATGATTCAGTATGAGCAGGAAAGGCCACGCCTGTGATCTCTGCTGATGTTGTTTGGCAAACTTAGCTTAAGAGTGGGATAAAGAGATATTGGCAGGGTTTTTGCAGAACAGTAAAATGCAGAAGGTTGGAGGCAGTCTGCTTTCTCTGTGTCATGTGGTGTTTAATCTACACAAGGAAGATCGCCCTTTCTTGTAAGCGCACTGTGTGAATGCGTGTGTGCAGGAAACTTCACACGGTTCACAGTCTATTTGGTCTGAAACACAATAAGGAAGGAAGGAGTCCCCAGCTTTCGATGCCCCACCCACTGCTGATACCCCAGCAGTTACAGTAAATATTTGCATGGGTGAAATGAGGGAACAAGGTGTACTTCCTGTTATAAGAATAATACTGAAGCGCATGACAGGCTGGTGAGAAAAAATGCTTTCTGCAGTTCTGTGCCGTTAGCAGTACTTTACAATTTTAAATAAGGAATTTTGCCAATATGAAAATGAGGaatatttttctgaaaaagaaaaagacattcTCCCTTCagtaaataaaattgagttCAACTTATAAGCAGTGAAGCGATCACTTCAGCTTGTGGCTAATCTTGGATAATAGTTGCTTATCTAGTTCCCTGATCTATCTATACCTAGACTAGGAATGACAAGGATATAAATTAGCTGGAGGGGTGCATTAAATTACCTTTACACAATGCTAGACTTCCTAGTATAGCATTGTGTAggtgtgaaaaacaaagaaaatacagaggtgccaaaaactgcacttTCTGAAATGTCCACTTGAGTCTGGCACCAAAACCAATACAATCACCGAGTAAGAAGACTCATCTTTCCAGTAGAAAACTTTATTATTACAACCTGGTTAAAAACAACTCTTCTAGTTTGTACAGTAGCTAATTTACCCTTTCATCACTATAGTGAGAGTTGAATGTTTATATAATTCACCTATATAAACTGGGCTAAGGTGTACATTTTTAGAGGCTGCTTTGACTAGCAGGTGACATGTAGCCTCTAGCTACATGTCACCTGAGCTCATTTGAAGCCACTAAACCAGACCTTTTGATTGTGTCTGTGGTGTTAATGTAATTACCTGACTGATAAAAAAGGGTTTTTCTGTAGTTATTTGCCCTAACTATGTTCCATCCATTTCTTCCAcctatccaattcagggttctGAGGAGATTTAAAGCCTTTCCCTGCTGtctaatgtttgttttatggGACTGCATTTGGGTAGGTATTTCCCTACGCAGAGTCTACGCAAAGTGGTATGCAACCAACACAAATGCGCTTGTGTGCAGTCCTTCAAGGTACCAACAGCCTGTTGAACGAGCTGGATGACGCTATGCGTAGGTTGAACGCTGGTTGGTTGAAAGAAATTGAAGACACACGAAGAAAAGCTCAAAGA contains the following coding sequences:
- the otud7a gene encoding OTU domain-containing protein 7A; its protein translation is MTLDMDAVLSDFVRSTGAEPGLARDLLEGKNWDLSAALNDYEELRQVHTANLPQVFNEGRYYKQPETRDTPTHVSKIDRPCAQKQEDNAQEKRLSRGISHASSAIVSLARLQVASECTSEQFPLEMPIYTFQLPDLSVYSEDFRSFIERDLIEQSTMMALEQAGRLNWWSTMCTSCKKLLPLATTGDGNCLLHAASLGMWGFHDRDLMLRKSLYTMMKSGAERDALKRRWRWQQTQQNKESGLLYTEEEWEKEWNELLKLASSEPRTHLSKNGNTSGGVDNSEDPVYESLEEFHVFVLAHVLRRPIVVVADTMLRDSGGEAFAPIPFGGLYLPLEVPPSRCHCSPLVLAYDQAHFSALVSMEQRDQQREQAVIPLTDSEHKLLALHFAVDPGRDWEWGRDDNDNAKLANLILSLEAKLNLLHNYMNVTWIRIPSETRAPLAQPESPTASAGEDVQSLAESMDSDRESVGSYSNVNTGKPSKEKDKDKQRKDKDKSRADSVANKLGSFSKTLGIKLKKNMGGLGGLVHGKMNKSNSGSGRSGENGGEKTKKKESKSTKGSKEDSGQSASSTSSEKATSPSPTDRDRPSSSSPTERQDSAGKGSGDKTLENWKYSTDVKLSLNILRAAMQGERKFIFAGLLLTSHRHQFHEEMISYYLTNAQERFSQEQDQKRKEAEKKPAVTNEVAVKKPEHESVFQRERSDSSPPESCSPILPHHTHTYNNSQPPLGLKMQGRNSPTPAAPLASVPAPPLTPPPALHHVSHPAPTPAPYSSPSIGAKRPGPVPVSAHYSHTPPIQRHSVIHLQDVNMQSSIFQDDPYKPVVGTLKTCATYPQQNRTLSSQSYSPARLSGVRTVNTIDSLSYNMPGEHKSHTYTNGFDAGDIQDCLEFADEDNSSHTWLNQDKTKGRSSGSPLYCFQQRRCKRENCSFYGRPETDNYCSYCYREEVKRRERESKMQRPV